From Bacteroidota bacterium, the proteins below share one genomic window:
- a CDS encoding PKD domain-containing protein, producing the protein MNRLFLAFTTLLVLRTASPLLGQCPTANFNVQAQICAGDALQLVNNSSNAVRYEWDFCPGYLVNSPTLISDTTFSASYPGDITFALVDDTLFGFLSAMNNQAIVRFVYGNGPESAPTEITDLGNPGGLLTQPGDLALYQEQGKWYAIIADYSNLSVVRIAFGASLSNAPDSATTILPSAGSPLTAPRSIRLVQDPNGSIFGIVSNFTAATITILDFGTSILNTPTVSQTLSVPGTTFVLDCQPIRTCDRWMVLIAGYTSGKVLVGDFGNSLNNSPAFSEMNVLGQPSDLVTFRDGDHWRMVYTSFSGNELVRYDLGTDITLPTPTLLGGDGFGSLYPKGVSATRIGDAWYLSVLDIGNSRIRFMKDSHTCPAAISTSQDFEPTGVTFTTPGVQTIVLTAWDNDGIASVFAQQVNVAARPIAAFGFTGSCFGDLTEFQDSTDSGGGAVTSWNWQFGTGDSSNSQNPVYVYPAAGNYPVSLTVSGSAGCSSTILDTVRITPLPVAAFTTGTGCSETLIDFTDLSFAPSDTITTWHWEFGTGDTSDLQSPQYAFTTGGNYTISLTITNSIGCSAGSTDVLFVNDRPRAAFDATNTCVGQQVQFVDLTDISGAAIIDRSWDFGDGQTSTSTNPGHIYTGGVADYAVQYIVTADNGCIDTVDQVIRINNIPTPNFTFLPTTACQGSEVRFTDLSVVTGDTISGWRWNFGDGTLDTVPNPIHRFYTPGQNTISLIAYAPSNCPSSIFQQTIDIIESPVADFVVDEACDGVAIGFTDLSTAPSGSSIQRYEWDFGDGDTAMSANPSHLYPGIGTFPVVLTVMSNFGCTDSVSQLVSVHPYPTASFTYINPCEGQPMQFTQTSTVDTPSVVSTFYWNFGDFGSSQNTSSLEHPSHIYSSLQSYTVYLVATTDYGCSDTAAQTVQINPAAPVNFNYSPTCYGELMEFFNPGSAQDSLFLWNFGDNQTNQVQEPAHYYAFPGTYTVTLTVTSFSGCISTASRQVTVSPIPEAGFSTQPACVNTEYTFVDTSRISIGSITNWTWSLPDGTMLSGFAPVYTFADTGTLSVTLDVVSDIGCEASVTRDIRIHPLPVANFDFDPQFGNPPLEVNFSDLSQLGQTYSWDFGDGAGSSQMNPTHLYTDTGLFVITEYVTSPFGCVDSIQKNIYVIRPILDLAVTGDSSYIDGNYFHIVARVANLGTRPIDRYRLEARLDGGSTIQEVSNDLLPNGPTGIQWYNFRAAFLLNEGASPEYYCIRALDPNDESDDVPGNNERCFNRTPNLLISDPYPNPFTNESVLDVFLPNSDQLEVALFDGSGKVVRDLFSGKGTKGLNRIRVSGSGLASGIYSLRVIFRDQVIQRHLIRGNDPR; encoded by the coding sequence ATGAATCGTCTTTTCCTGGCGTTTACGACGTTGCTTGTCCTTCGCACGGCCTCCCCCTTGCTTGGCCAATGTCCGACAGCAAACTTCAATGTTCAAGCGCAGATCTGCGCCGGTGATGCCTTGCAACTCGTCAATAACAGCAGCAATGCAGTCCGTTACGAATGGGATTTTTGCCCGGGTTATTTGGTAAACAGCCCGACGTTGATATCGGACACCACCTTTTCCGCCTCTTATCCGGGCGATATAACCTTTGCCTTGGTGGACGATACGCTGTTCGGATTTCTGAGTGCAATGAACAACCAGGCAATTGTCAGATTCGTCTACGGAAACGGTCCCGAGTCAGCTCCGACCGAGATCACCGACTTGGGAAATCCGGGCGGCTTGCTGACCCAACCGGGAGATCTGGCGCTCTATCAGGAACAGGGAAAGTGGTACGCAATAATTGCTGATTACTCGAATCTGTCGGTGGTCCGGATCGCGTTCGGAGCCAGTCTGTCCAATGCACCGGATTCCGCAACCACCATCCTTCCTTCCGCAGGCAGCCCGCTCACGGCTCCGCGATCCATTCGCCTCGTACAAGATCCGAACGGATCCATCTTCGGGATCGTGTCCAACTTTACCGCCGCGACCATCACCATTCTCGATTTCGGGACATCTATTCTGAACACGCCAACCGTTTCTCAGACTTTGTCGGTGCCGGGTACGACCTTCGTTCTCGACTGTCAACCGATCAGGACCTGTGACCGTTGGATGGTGTTGATCGCCGGCTACACTTCAGGCAAAGTCCTGGTCGGTGATTTCGGTAACTCGTTGAACAATAGCCCGGCCTTTTCAGAAATGAACGTTCTGGGTCAGCCTTCCGACCTTGTGACCTTTCGGGATGGCGATCACTGGCGCATGGTCTATACCAGTTTCTCCGGCAATGAACTGGTCCGATACGATCTGGGTACGGACATTACGCTCCCGACCCCGACACTGCTCGGTGGTGACGGATTCGGCAGTCTATATCCGAAAGGTGTCAGTGCTACACGCATCGGTGATGCCTGGTATCTTTCCGTACTCGATATCGGTAACTCCCGGATACGATTCATGAAAGACAGTCACACCTGCCCTGCCGCCATCTCCACCTCACAGGACTTCGAACCGACGGGTGTGACATTCACAACTCCCGGTGTACAGACGATCGTGCTGACCGCATGGGATAACGACGGTATTGCTTCCGTATTTGCACAGCAGGTCAATGTTGCCGCACGTCCGATCGCGGCGTTTGGCTTTACGGGCTCCTGCTTCGGTGACCTGACGGAATTCCAGGACTCGACTGATTCCGGCGGTGGGGCGGTCACCAGTTGGAATTGGCAATTCGGTACCGGGGATTCCTCGAATTCCCAAAACCCGGTTTACGTATATCCTGCGGCCGGAAACTACCCGGTTTCACTCACCGTTTCGGGAAGCGCGGGCTGTTCCAGCACGATCCTGGACACGGTGCGCATCACCCCACTGCCGGTGGCAGCCTTCACAACCGGTACTGGTTGTTCGGAAACACTGATCGATTTCACCGACCTTTCCTTTGCTCCTTCCGACACGATTACTACCTGGCATTGGGAATTCGGAACAGGAGATACCTCGGATCTCCAATCGCCACAGTATGCCTTCACCACCGGGGGGAACTATACGATCTCCCTTACCATCACAAACTCCATCGGATGCAGCGCCGGAAGTACGGATGTCCTTTTCGTCAATGACCGTCCGCGAGCCGCCTTCGATGCGACCAATACGTGTGTCGGACAACAAGTACAGTTCGTTGACCTGACCGATATCAGCGGAGCAGCGATCATCGACCGAAGCTGGGATTTTGGCGACGGACAAACGAGCACAAGCACGAACCCCGGTCATATCTATACGGGCGGGGTGGCAGATTACGCGGTTCAATACATCGTCACAGCCGACAACGGGTGTATCGATACCGTAGATCAGGTCATTCGAATCAACAATATCCCAACGCCCAATTTCACTTTTCTTCCTACAACCGCTTGTCAGGGTAGTGAAGTCCGGTTTACCGATCTGTCCGTAGTGACAGGCGACACCATCAGCGGATGGCGCTGGAATTTCGGTGATGGTACACTGGACACCGTACCCAACCCGATCCACCGGTTTTATACGCCGGGGCAGAATACGATCAGCCTGATTGCTTACGCTCCGAGTAATTGCCCCAGTTCCATATTCCAACAGACCATAGACATTATTGAAAGTCCGGTAGCGGACTTCGTAGTCGACGAAGCATGCGACGGGGTTGCGATCGGTTTCACGGACCTTTCGACCGCACCAAGTGGTTCGAGTATACAACGCTACGAATGGGACTTTGGAGACGGCGACACCGCCATGTCGGCCAACCCATCCCATCTTTATCCGGGAATCGGGACCTTTCCCGTCGTCCTGACGGTAATGTCCAACTTCGGATGCACCGACAGCGTCAGTCAATTAGTCAGCGTCCATCCCTACCCGACCGCCTCCTTCACCTACATCAATCCCTGTGAAGGGCAGCCGATGCAGTTTACTCAGACGAGTACAGTGGACACTCCTTCGGTCGTCAGTACGTTCTATTGGAACTTTGGCGACTTCGGCAGTTCCCAAAATACGTCCAGCCTGGAACACCCCAGCCACATCTATTCTTCGCTTCAGAGCTATACCGTGTACCTGGTAGCCACAACGGATTACGGCTGCAGCGATACCGCCGCGCAAACCGTTCAGATCAATCCGGCTGCTCCGGTGAATTTCAATTATTCGCCAACGTGCTATGGAGAGCTCATGGAATTCTTCAATCCCGGCTCGGCGCAAGACAGTCTTTTCTTATGGAACTTTGGCGATAATCAGACCAATCAGGTACAGGAACCTGCGCATTACTATGCCTTCCCCGGTACTTATACCGTAACACTAACGGTCACCTCGTTCAGCGGGTGCATTTCAACCGCCAGTCGGCAGGTTACCGTAAGTCCGATACCGGAAGCCGGCTTTTCGACACAGCCCGCCTGCGTGAATACTGAATACACGTTTGTCGATACGAGTCGGATCAGCATCGGCAGTATCACCAACTGGACCTGGTCGCTTCCAGACGGCACGATGCTATCCGGATTCGCTCCTGTCTACACATTTGCCGACACCGGAACGCTCAGTGTAACCCTGGATGTCGTTTCGGATATCGGTTGTGAAGCCAGCGTCACCCGTGACATCCGGATCCATCCTTTACCGGTCGCCAATTTCGACTTCGATCCGCAGTTTGGGAATCCCCCGCTCGAAGTCAATTTTTCGGACCTCTCACAACTCGGACAAACCTATTCCTGGGATTTCGGCGACGGAGCAGGCAGTAGCCAGATGAATCCAACGCACCTCTACACCGATACCGGCTTATTCGTCATTACCGAATACGTGACGAGTCCGTTTGGCTGCGTTGATTCGATCCAAAAGAACATCTACGTGATCCGGCCGATCCTTGATCTTGCGGTGACAGGCGATTCCTCCTACATCGACGGCAATTACTTCCACATTGTCGCACGGGTGGCCAACCTCGGCACCCGTCCGATCGACCGATACCGCCTGGAAGCCCGTCTGGATGGCGGCAGCACGATACAGGAAGTTTCCAACGACCTGCTTCCCAACGGACCAACCGGTATCCAGTGGTACAATTTCCGGGCAGCCTTTCTGCTGAACGAAGGCGCGTCACCGGAATACTATTGTATTCGCGCGTTGGACCCGAACGATGAATCCGACGATGTTCCCGGAAACAACGAACGCTGCTTTAACCGGACCCCCAATCTGCTCATCAGCGATCCCTATCCGAATCCCTTTACGAACGAATCCGTTCTCGACGTCTTTTTGCCGAATTCGGATCAGCTTGAAGTTGCCCTGTTCGATGGCTCCGGCAAGGTCGTGCGGGACCTCTTTTCCGGTAAAGGCACTAAAGGCTTGAACCGCATTCGGGTATCCGGAAGCGGATTAGCTTCGGGCATTTACTCGCTTCGCGTGATTTTCCGCGACCAGGTAATCCAGCGTCACTTGATCAGAGGAAACGACCCACGCTAA
- the gmd gene encoding GDP-mannose 4,6-dehydratase — MKVALITGITGQDGAYLAELLLQKGYMVHGIKRRSSLFNTDRIDHLYADPHEQNVRFKLHYGDLTDSTNLIRIIQEVQPDEIYNLGAMSHVMVSFETPEYTANADGVGTLRILEAIRLLGLTRKTKVYQASTSELYGLVQEIPQSERTPFYPRSPYAVAKLYAYWITVNYREAYGMYAVNGILFNHESPLRGETFVSRKITRGVARIALGLQQQLFLGNLDAKRDWGHAKDYVEAMWLMLQQEHPEDYVIATGTTTPVREFLKLAFEEVGISVEFTGSGSEERAYVTRCDHPEYQLKKGQLVMSVDPRYFRPTEVELLLGDATKARKNLGWVPKYDLRGLVKEMMAADVELFRKDKYLKEGGHKVFNYHE, encoded by the coding sequence ATGAAAGTTGCGCTTATTACCGGTATTACTGGGCAAGACGGAGCCTACCTTGCTGAACTTTTGTTGCAAAAGGGCTATATGGTACACGGCATCAAGCGCCGTAGTTCCCTCTTTAATACCGACCGGATCGATCACCTTTACGCGGATCCTCACGAACAGAACGTGAGGTTCAAACTTCATTACGGAGACCTTACCGATAGCACGAACCTGATTCGGATCATCCAGGAAGTGCAACCGGACGAGATCTACAACCTTGGAGCCATGTCTCACGTGATGGTGAGCTTTGAAACTCCTGAATACACCGCGAACGCAGACGGGGTCGGAACGCTTCGGATTTTAGAAGCCATTCGATTACTCGGTTTGACCAGGAAAACGAAGGTCTACCAGGCTTCCACTTCCGAATTGTACGGCCTGGTTCAGGAGATTCCGCAATCGGAGCGTACGCCTTTCTACCCGCGCTCACCCTATGCTGTCGCTAAATTGTATGCCTATTGGATTACGGTCAATTATCGTGAAGCCTATGGCATGTATGCTGTCAACGGAATTCTGTTCAATCATGAATCACCGCTTCGCGGCGAAACCTTCGTCTCGCGAAAGATCACTCGCGGCGTTGCCCGGATCGCACTCGGATTACAACAGCAATTATTTCTCGGGAATCTTGACGCGAAGCGGGATTGGGGACATGCAAAGGACTACGTTGAAGCCATGTGGCTGATGTTGCAACAGGAGCATCCCGAAGATTACGTCATTGCAACAGGTACTACGACACCTGTGCGGGAGTTCTTGAAGCTGGCCTTCGAAGAAGTGGGGATATCGGTTGAATTCACCGGCAGCGGAAGTGAAGAACGCGCCTACGTCACACGCTGCGATCACCCGGAATATCAATTAAAAAAAGGTCAGTTGGTCATGTCGGTCGATCCGCGTTACTTTCGTCCGACCGAGGTTGAATTGCTATTGGGAGATGCGACAAAAGCCCGAAAAAATCTCGGTTGGGTTCCGAAATACGACCTGCGCGGACTCGTGAAAGAAATGATGGCGGCCGATGTTGAGTTATTCAGAAAGGACAAGTACCTGAAAGAAGGCGGGCATAAGGTTTTCAATTATCATGAATAA
- a CDS encoding GDP-L-fucose synthase, with amino-acid sequence MNKHDRIYIAGHNGMVGSAIVRALEASGYRNLLYRSSSELDLRDQAATKTFFEQERPDYVFLAAAKVGGIHANNIYRAEFLYDNLMIEANVIDAAWKFGVKKLLFLGSSCIYPKNSPQPLKEEYLLSGYLEQTNEPYAIAKIAGIKLCESYRKQYGANFIAAMPTNLYGPNDNYDLQQSHVLPALIRKFHEAKMQQAASVEIWGTGTPLREFLHVDDLAAACLQLMDHYDEAGFLNVGSGEEVSIRDLAELIRDITGFTGELRFDPSRPDGTARKLMDSSKIRSLGWSPKISLKNGISAVYKDYQAAFTPA; translated from the coding sequence ATGAATAAGCACGACAGGATTTATATCGCCGGTCATAACGGTATGGTCGGCTCCGCCATTGTCCGTGCCTTAGAGGCTTCCGGGTACCGCAACCTCTTGTATCGTAGCTCATCGGAACTTGATTTGCGAGATCAGGCTGCAACGAAAACGTTTTTTGAACAGGAGCGGCCAGACTATGTTTTTCTCGCAGCGGCCAAGGTGGGTGGGATCCACGCCAACAACATCTATCGGGCCGAATTCCTCTACGATAATCTGATGATCGAGGCCAATGTGATCGATGCCGCCTGGAAATTCGGCGTCAAGAAGTTGTTGTTCCTCGGTTCTTCCTGCATCTATCCCAAGAACTCCCCACAACCTCTCAAAGAGGAATACCTGCTTTCGGGCTATCTGGAGCAAACGAACGAACCCTATGCGATCGCCAAGATTGCCGGCATCAAGCTTTGCGAAAGTTATCGTAAACAATATGGCGCGAATTTCATTGCAGCAATGCCGACCAACCTTTACGGCCCCAACGACAACTACGATTTGCAGCAATCCCACGTATTACCCGCGCTGATTCGGAAATTCCACGAAGCGAAAATGCAGCAGGCCGCATCCGTAGAAATCTGGGGTACCGGCACTCCCTTGCGTGAGTTTCTTCACGTCGACGACCTTGCCGCTGCCTGTCTCCAACTGATGGACCATTACGACGAAGCGGGATTTTTAAATGTCGGAAGTGGCGAAGAGGTGAGCATCCGGGACCTGGCGGAACTGATCAGGGACATTACGGGATTTACAGGTGAATTGCGTTTCGACCCATCCCGGCCCGACGGAACTGCAAGAAAACTGATGGATTCGTCCAAGATCCGCTCCTTGGGATGGTCACCCAAAATTTCTTTAAAGAACGGAATTTCAGCCGTTTACAAAGACTATCAAGCCGCATTTACCCCGGCCTGA